One window of Trinickia caryophylli genomic DNA carries:
- a CDS encoding TolC family protein, whose protein sequence is MMETLFLCKRRAVWLIACMSFATACTTICPSAPDAPPVGNVIAEPSDASFKGERFELSPDMAWWKNYHDDQLDALMAKLEPSIERVTQEASASSSIARSNYARLFRYLPKLTISAGASLKAERKQGSNADSGAKVERTPEIALPRLEFDASPILGIFGSGWSAVSSSAISRRTAIATRFQQRLDIQASIVRIYFALRATARTRELLDAKRTVVQQALALEERRAALGASEPGALARRREEVSSVRQAVLDNTRDRRKEEHELLMVLGGYPSGITTVSTLPLAPPPVPQINGTSLSRQSPPVALSALHAALEAENVKSKYMDLIPLPSFFATGLLSDVSLFPLAWVGPIWTVGARFAVNLLNLPNWYIDRQARIDAYRKAELDRRKEVIGIRDGIIENFYALRDLREKYERSSAETSRRDDIVAATKTQCRLGLKSPLQMLDVQARLLDSRIDCIQNIGSQYRYSIELVKALGGGWTASSNGGGQPPKTALRRWDSPRIQAVS, encoded by the coding sequence ATGATGGAAACACTGTTCCTCTGCAAACGCAGGGCCGTGTGGCTAATCGCCTGTATGAGCTTCGCCACGGCCTGCACGACGATCTGCCCGTCGGCGCCGGACGCGCCTCCGGTGGGCAACGTCATCGCCGAACCGTCGGACGCATCCTTCAAGGGCGAGCGGTTCGAATTGTCGCCGGACATGGCGTGGTGGAAAAACTACCATGACGATCAGCTCGACGCGCTGATGGCCAAACTCGAACCCTCGATCGAACGCGTCACCCAGGAAGCGTCGGCGTCTTCCTCGATCGCTCGTTCGAATTACGCGCGGTTATTCCGGTACCTGCCGAAGCTGACGATCAGCGCAGGCGCCAGCTTGAAAGCAGAACGTAAGCAGGGGAGCAACGCGGACTCCGGCGCAAAGGTGGAGCGTACGCCGGAGATTGCGCTGCCGCGCCTCGAATTCGACGCAAGTCCGATCTTGGGCATCTTCGGGAGTGGGTGGAGCGCGGTTTCCAGCAGCGCGATAAGCAGGCGAACAGCCATTGCCACCCGTTTCCAACAACGTTTGGACATTCAGGCTTCGATCGTCCGCATCTATTTTGCGCTGAGAGCGACCGCGCGCACTCGCGAACTTCTCGACGCGAAACGTACCGTTGTGCAACAAGCGCTCGCTTTGGAAGAGCGACGCGCTGCGCTCGGCGCGTCTGAACCGGGTGCGCTGGCGCGGCGTCGAGAAGAGGTGTCCAGTGTGCGGCAAGCGGTTTTGGACAACACGCGGGATCGCAGGAAGGAGGAGCACGAACTGCTGATGGTTCTGGGAGGGTATCCGTCCGGCATAACGACTGTTTCCACGTTGCCGCTCGCCCCACCCCCGGTACCCCAAATCAACGGAACGTCGCTTTCGAGGCAGTCGCCACCGGTGGCCTTGAGCGCACTCCATGCCGCCCTCGAGGCGGAAAACGTAAAGAGCAAATATATGGATCTCATTCCTCTTCCGAGTTTCTTCGCAACCGGTCTTCTATCTGATGTCTCGCTCTTCCCGTTGGCTTGGGTAGGGCCGATATGGACGGTCGGCGCCCGGTTTGCCGTCAACCTGTTGAATCTTCCGAATTGGTATATCGACCGGCAGGCCAGGATCGATGCCTATCGGAAAGCCGAACTCGATCGCCGCAAGGAAGTGATCGGGATTCGTGACGGCATCATCGAAAATTTCTACGCACTCCGCGATCTCAGGGAGAAATACGAACGATCATCCGCTGAAACATCTCGTCGTGACGATATTGTGGCGGCCACGAAGACCCAATGCAGACTGGGCTTGAAGTCGCCACTGCAGATGCTCGACGTGCAGGCGCGACTGCTCGATAGCCGGATCGATTGCATTCAGAACATAGGGAGCCAATACCGTTACTCCATCGAACTGGTCAAGGCGCTGGGTGGCGGATGGACTGCGTCTTCGAACGGCGGAGGCCAGCCACCCAAAACCGCGCTGCGCCGATGGGATTCGCCGCGGATACAGGCAGTGTCATAG
- a CDS encoding response regulator transcription factor, which yields MPIRVVSADSQPIVNIGVGEVLRQYEDIDLVGTAIDSEGILELAAHHTFDVLVTDSHAIRARLDCCQSVIPLIRLHCPELRIVAHGGMSHLAQLAAMERRGINVLLHRNDTVRHLADAVNAAYIKARYFSPSLAHAQPAACESNRAHPALTRREREVLALLLSGRTVCEVANAIHRCKQTISAHKARAMAKLGVARDADLFRLAYEDGFLAFCLSPQDGDRLCVPACRTGGTSAP from the coding sequence ATGCCAATCAGGGTCGTTTCAGCTGACAGTCAGCCGATCGTGAACATTGGTGTCGGCGAGGTGCTTCGACAGTACGAAGATATCGACCTTGTCGGCACCGCGATCGATAGTGAGGGAATCCTCGAACTCGCCGCCCACCATACTTTTGACGTTCTAGTCACAGATTCCCATGCAATTCGCGCAAGGTTGGATTGCTGTCAATCGGTCATCCCGCTCATTCGCCTTCATTGTCCCGAACTGAGGATCGTCGCCCACGGCGGGATGAGTCACCTTGCGCAGTTGGCCGCCATGGAGCGCCGCGGAATCAACGTGCTTTTGCACCGCAACGATACGGTCCGGCACTTGGCGGACGCCGTCAACGCAGCGTATATCAAGGCGCGCTACTTTTCGCCGTCGTTAGCGCATGCGCAACCGGCTGCGTGCGAAAGTAACCGCGCTCATCCAGCGCTGACTCGTCGGGAAAGGGAGGTGCTGGCGCTTCTGTTGTCCGGCCGCACGGTATGCGAGGTTGCGAACGCGATCCATAGGTGCAAGCAAACGATAAGTGCCCACAAGGCGCGCGCTATGGCCAAACTCGGCGTGGCGAGAGACGCCGATCTGTTCCGCCTCGCGTATGAGGATGGTTTCCTCGCCTTCTGCCTGTCGCCGCAGGACGGCGACCGCTTATGTGTTCCGGCGTGCCGCACTGGAGGAACATCCGCTCCTTGA
- a CDS encoding helix-turn-helix domain-containing protein, translated as MRNNLDDVGTRLRRVRNELKETQEVFAQRGAVTQKSQANYEKGLRTPNTRYWLCLFASGIDILYVLTGEMAGEKLTRTEQRLIREIGKLDGRQRELFVMAMIELLKTSRI; from the coding sequence ATGCGCAACAATCTAGATGACGTCGGGACGCGACTCCGTCGCGTTCGTAATGAATTGAAAGAGACCCAGGAGGTCTTCGCTCAGCGCGGAGCGGTCACGCAAAAGTCGCAGGCGAATTACGAAAAGGGACTTCGGACGCCCAATACTCGTTATTGGCTTTGCCTCTTCGCATCCGGAATCGACATTCTGTATGTGCTGACGGGAGAAATGGCGGGTGAAAAATTGACTCGAACAGAACAGCGGCTTATTCGTGAGATCGGAAAGCTCGATGGTCGCCAGCGGGAGCTTTTTGTGATGGCCATGATCGAGTTGTTGAAGACCTCGCGTATTTAG
- a CDS encoding 2OG-Fe(II) oxygenase — translation MDSSPQTMFHFLSDAPHGHTHESRGAAVGAAVERVAALDWQALGLSLDEAGFAVVRGLLSGAQCSAIVSSYEDDAFFRSRIVMARHNFGRGEYKYFAYPLPALIQALRTALYARLVAVANGWNALQGSETRYPDAHAEFIRRCRAAGQSRPTPLLLRYEKGDYNCLHQDLYGECVFPLQVAILLSRPGRDFEGGEFVLTEQRPRMQSRAEVVPLSEGDAVIFAVHHRPVRGSRGAYRVNMRHGVSRIRSGHRHTLGIIFHDAL, via the coding sequence ATGGATTCCTCCCCGCAGACCATGTTCCATTTTTTGTCCGACGCGCCGCACGGGCACACGCACGAGAGCCGGGGCGCGGCGGTCGGGGCGGCTGTCGAGCGCGTAGCTGCGCTCGATTGGCAAGCGCTCGGCCTTTCCCTCGACGAAGCCGGCTTCGCGGTAGTCCGCGGTCTTCTGAGCGGCGCGCAATGCAGTGCGATCGTGTCTTCCTACGAGGACGACGCGTTCTTCCGCAGCCGCATCGTCATGGCGCGGCACAACTTCGGTCGGGGGGAATACAAATATTTCGCGTATCCGTTGCCGGCGCTCATTCAGGCCCTGCGGACAGCGCTCTATGCCCGCCTCGTTGCCGTGGCCAACGGGTGGAATGCGCTACAGGGCAGTGAAACCCGATATCCAGACGCGCACGCGGAGTTCATCCGCCGATGCCGCGCCGCGGGGCAAAGTCGCCCCACGCCGCTACTGCTTCGATACGAAAAGGGCGACTACAATTGTTTGCACCAGGATCTTTACGGCGAATGTGTTTTTCCGCTCCAGGTTGCGATTCTGCTGTCGCGGCCCGGCCGGGACTTCGAGGGCGGTGAGTTCGTGCTGACCGAGCAGCGGCCGCGAATGCAGTCGCGCGCCGAGGTCGTCCCCCTGAGCGAGGGCGATGCGGTCATCTTCGCGGTTCACCACCGTCCCGTGCGAGGTTCGCGGGGCGCTTATCGGGTGAATATGAGGCACGGCGTGAGCCGGATACGCTCGGGGCATCGGCATACGCTCGGCATCATCTTTCACGACGCGCTCTGA
- a CDS encoding phosphoribosyltransferase: protein MESFFKDRSEAGRMLADRLRQQGYGGGGNTVVLALARGGVPVACEVARALGAPIDVLPVRKLGVPSQPELAMGAIGPDGAQFVDDEIVRSAQVSPEEFAAVLAAERAELARREVLYRGNRGPVPIEGKTAIVVDDGIATGATMQAAARALRARHPARLIIAVPVSPPGAAKDFADVVDAFVVIAQPALFFSVGQFYEDFRQTTDDEVRALLERAHGSGDGDEAGA, encoded by the coding sequence ATGGAATCGTTTTTCAAAGACCGCTCGGAAGCGGGCCGCATGTTGGCCGATCGCCTTCGGCAGCAAGGTTATGGCGGTGGCGGCAATACCGTCGTTCTCGCGCTTGCCCGAGGCGGCGTTCCTGTCGCGTGCGAGGTTGCGCGGGCGCTGGGTGCGCCAATCGACGTCCTGCCTGTGCGCAAGCTCGGCGTACCAAGTCAGCCCGAACTGGCGATGGGCGCCATTGGGCCGGACGGCGCTCAGTTCGTCGACGACGAGATCGTCCGATCAGCGCAGGTGTCGCCGGAGGAGTTCGCCGCCGTGCTCGCCGCCGAGCGAGCCGAACTCGCGCGGCGCGAGGTGCTATATCGCGGCAACCGCGGACCGGTGCCTATCGAGGGAAAAACGGCGATAGTCGTGGACGACGGCATTGCCACCGGCGCCACCATGCAAGCCGCCGCACGCGCACTGCGGGCACGCCATCCGGCTCGTCTGATCATCGCCGTGCCCGTCTCCCCGCCCGGGGCGGCAAAGGACTTCGCGGACGTTGTGGACGCGTTCGTCGTCATCGCGCAGCCCGCCCTCTTCTTCAGCGTTGGGCAGTTCTACGAAGATTTCCGGCAAACGACCGATGACGAAGTGCGCGCGCTGCTCGAGCGCGCGCACGGTAGCGGTGATGGTGATGAGGCCGGCGCGTGA
- a CDS encoding SpoVR family protein, which yields MSTKHLHNEARGYQPEKRRKGDRGGHGRPSHEHAKHADVDPARGQAEAPTVEQREPRMTVADRRPLPWPSDWTFELIEEYDTHISHVAEQYELDVYPIQLELISAEQMMDAYASVGMPVNYRHWSFGKHFLSTEKSYRRGQMGLAYEIVINSNPCIAYLMEENTMTMQALVIAHAAYGHNSFFKGNYLFRLWTDAHAIIDYLVYAKNYIAECEERFGLDRVEELLDSCHALMNYGVDRYKRPQKPSLAKEASMRREREAYLQSQVNELWRTLPAKPAQQAEEEEERYPPEPQENLLYFAEKNAPLLEPWEREVIRIVRKIGQYFYPQRQTQVMNEGWATFWHYTLLNTMYNQGLLEDGFMMEFLHSHSNVIYQPPVTKPYYSGINPYALGFSMMSDIRRICESPTDEDRKWFPEIAGSPWLRTLHYAMRNFKDESFIAQYLSPHLIREMRLFSVLDDDTRDALEVAAIHDDSGYQHVRQSLSRQYDMHHREPNIQVWSVNTRGDRSLTLRHFMSDNRHLSGDTEEVLKHMARLWQFDVYLESVDETGTIRKRYECPYTAPALRL from the coding sequence ATGAGTACTAAGCATCTGCATAACGAAGCGCGCGGATATCAGCCGGAGAAGCGCCGCAAGGGCGATCGCGGTGGACATGGCCGCCCGTCGCACGAGCACGCGAAACATGCCGATGTCGATCCGGCGCGCGGCCAGGCCGAAGCCCCCACCGTGGAGCAAAGGGAACCACGTATGACCGTCGCAGACCGTAGACCGCTGCCGTGGCCTTCGGATTGGACGTTCGAGCTGATCGAGGAATACGACACGCATATTTCGCATGTCGCCGAACAGTACGAGCTCGACGTCTATCCGATTCAGCTCGAACTCATCAGTGCCGAACAGATGATGGACGCCTACGCATCCGTCGGCATGCCCGTCAATTACCGCCATTGGTCGTTCGGCAAGCACTTTCTGTCCACGGAGAAGAGCTATCGCCGTGGTCAGATGGGGCTCGCCTATGAGATCGTCATCAATTCGAATCCCTGCATCGCGTATCTGATGGAGGAGAATACGATGACGATGCAGGCGCTCGTCATCGCGCACGCGGCGTACGGGCACAACTCGTTCTTCAAGGGCAATTATCTGTTCCGCCTTTGGACCGACGCGCACGCCATCATCGATTACCTCGTCTACGCGAAAAACTATATCGCCGAGTGCGAGGAGCGATTCGGTCTCGATCGCGTCGAGGAACTGCTCGATTCCTGTCATGCGCTGATGAACTACGGCGTGGACCGCTACAAGCGCCCGCAGAAGCCTTCTCTTGCGAAGGAGGCATCGATGCGCCGCGAGCGGGAGGCCTATTTGCAGTCGCAGGTCAACGAGCTTTGGCGCACATTGCCCGCCAAACCCGCGCAGCAGGCCGAAGAGGAGGAGGAGCGCTATCCTCCGGAGCCGCAGGAAAACCTGCTTTACTTCGCCGAAAAAAATGCGCCGCTACTCGAGCCGTGGGAGCGAGAGGTCATCCGCATCGTGCGCAAAATAGGGCAGTATTTCTATCCACAACGCCAAACACAGGTGATGAACGAAGGATGGGCAACCTTCTGGCACTACACATTGCTCAATACGATGTACAACCAGGGGTTGCTCGAAGACGGCTTCATGATGGAGTTCCTGCATTCGCATAGCAATGTGATCTATCAGCCGCCCGTCACGAAGCCGTATTACAGCGGCATCAATCCCTACGCGCTCGGGTTCTCGATGATGAGCGACATCCGCCGCATTTGCGAATCGCCGACCGATGAAGACCGCAAGTGGTTCCCCGAAATCGCGGGCTCGCCATGGCTGCGGACGCTGCACTATGCGATGCGCAACTTCAAGGACGAGAGTTTCATTGCCCAGTATCTGTCGCCGCATCTGATCCGCGAAATGCGGCTTTTCTCGGTGCTCGACGACGATACGCGCGATGCGCTCGAGGTGGCGGCGATCCACGATGACAGCGGCTACCAGCACGTGCGCCAGTCACTGTCGCGGCAATACGACATGCATCACCGCGAACCGAACATCCAGGTGTGGTCCGTCAACACGCGCGGCGACCGCAGTCTGACCCTGCGCCATTTCATGAGCGACAATCGGCACCTTTCGGGCGATACCGAGGAGGTGCTCAAGCACATGGCGCGGCTCTGGCAATTCGATGTCTACCTGGAAAGCGTGGACGAAACCGGCACGATCAGGAAACGATACGAGTGCCCCTATACGGCGCCCGCGCTGCGGCTCTGA
- a CDS encoding YeaH/YhbH family protein: MLHQIIDRRLAGKNKSIANRERFLRRVKNYIRRAVSEAVRDRSIKDIQNTQSITIPRKDIAEPMFRHGHGGKREIVHPGNEDYVRGDKIPRPNGGAGGGGSQASNEGEGQDDFVFELSREEFMQYFFDDLELPRLVKTHLLAVPTWKNVRAGWAAEGTPNNIDVVRSLRSALGRRIALGAPLVNELRELEQQLEVLKNEPGDHGDEIRRLEEDIHHLRGRIWRIPFIDPFDLRYINRVKQPQPSSQAVMFCLMDVSGSMDEQRKDLAKRFFILLYLFLKRNYEKIEVVFIRHHTRAEEVDEDTFFHSTESGGTVVSSALELMRKIMEERYSPTEWNIYGAQASDGDNWTDDSPKCRRILQDDILPKTRYFAYIQVAPEEQNLWLEYTQLAMTQPELAMKKVDTAADIYPVFRELFEKQVEAA, encoded by the coding sequence GTGCTTCATCAAATCATCGACCGCAGGTTGGCAGGGAAGAACAAGAGCATTGCAAACCGCGAACGCTTCCTGCGTCGCGTGAAGAACTATATTCGACGTGCCGTATCGGAAGCGGTGCGCGACCGCAGCATCAAAGACATTCAGAACACGCAAAGCATCACGATCCCGCGCAAGGACATTGCCGAGCCGATGTTCCGCCACGGGCATGGCGGCAAGCGCGAAATCGTCCACCCCGGCAATGAAGACTACGTGCGCGGCGACAAAATTCCACGGCCGAACGGCGGTGCGGGCGGCGGCGGAAGTCAGGCCAGCAACGAGGGCGAAGGGCAGGACGATTTCGTCTTCGAGCTGAGCCGCGAGGAATTCATGCAGTATTTCTTCGACGATCTCGAATTACCGCGGCTCGTCAAGACTCACCTCCTCGCGGTACCGACCTGGAAAAACGTTCGCGCGGGCTGGGCAGCCGAAGGCACGCCGAACAACATCGACGTGGTGCGCTCGCTGCGCAGCGCGCTCGGCCGGCGCATCGCGCTCGGCGCGCCGCTCGTAAACGAGTTGCGCGAGCTGGAGCAGCAGTTGGAGGTGCTCAAAAACGAGCCGGGCGATCACGGCGACGAAATCCGGCGGCTCGAGGAAGACATTCATCATCTGCGCGGGCGCATCTGGCGGATCCCGTTCATCGATCCGTTCGATCTGCGCTACATCAACCGCGTCAAGCAGCCGCAACCATCGAGCCAGGCGGTGATGTTCTGCCTGATGGACGTCTCGGGCTCGATGGACGAGCAGCGCAAGGACCTCGCCAAACGGTTCTTCATCCTGCTTTATCTCTTCCTCAAGCGAAACTACGAAAAGATCGAGGTGGTCTTCATCCGTCACCATACACGGGCGGAGGAAGTGGACGAAGATACGTTCTTCCATTCGACGGAAAGCGGCGGCACGGTGGTATCGAGCGCGCTCGAACTCATGCGCAAGATCATGGAAGAACGGTACTCGCCGACTGAATGGAACATTTACGGAGCACAGGCTTCCGACGGCGACAACTGGACTGACGATTCGCCCAAGTGCAGGCGTATCTTGCAGGATGACATCCTGCCCAAGACCCGCTACTTCGCGTATATTCAAGTCGCTCCGGAGGAGCAGAATCTCTGGCTCGAGTACACTCAGTTGGCGATGACGCAGCCGGAGCTCGCGATGAAGAAGGTCGACACCGCGGCCGATATTTACCCGGTGTTCAGGGAGCTGTTCGAAAAGCAGGTGGAAGCGGCATGA
- a CDS encoding PrkA family serine protein kinase: MDIYSSFANRFEKTREEELSLEEYLALCKDNPAAYATASERMLTAIGEPEQVDTRNDPRLSRIFANKVIKVYPAFREFYGMEDVIEQVVSYFRHAAQGLEEKKQILYLLGPVGGGKSSIAERLKQLMERVPFYSIKGSPVNESPLGLFDYEEDGPILEEQYGIPRRYLKSILSPWAVKRLHEYNGDIRKFRVVRRYPSVLRQIGIAKTEPGDENNQDISSLVGKVDIRKLEQYAQDDADAYSYSGGLCLANQGLLEFVEMFKAPIKVLHPLLTATQEGNFKGTEGFGAIPFEGIILAHSNESEWKTFRNNKNNEALLDRIYVVKVPYCLRVSEEIKIYEKLIRNSSLADAVCAPGTLKMMAQFSVLTRLQEPENSNLFSKMQVYDGENLKDTDPKAKSYQEYRDYAGVDEGMNGVSTRFAFKIMSRVFNFDSTEVAANPVHLMYVLEQQIEREQFPPETEQKYLSFVKDVLASRYAEFIGKEIQTAYLESYSEYGQNIFDRYVTYADFWIQDQEFRDHDTGESFDRAALNAELEKIEKPAGISNPKDFRNEIVNFVLRARAANGGKNPAWISYEKLRVVIEKKMFSNTEELLPVISFNAKGSAEEQRKHEDFVNRMVAKGYTPKQVRLLCDWYLRVRKSS, from the coding sequence ATGGATATTTACAGCAGCTTCGCGAACCGCTTCGAAAAAACGCGAGAAGAGGAGCTCTCGCTCGAGGAGTACCTCGCGCTCTGCAAAGACAATCCCGCCGCGTACGCTACTGCCAGCGAACGCATGTTGACGGCCATCGGCGAGCCGGAGCAGGTCGATACCCGCAACGATCCACGGTTGTCGCGGATCTTCGCGAACAAGGTCATCAAGGTCTACCCCGCGTTCCGCGAGTTCTATGGCATGGAAGACGTGATCGAGCAGGTGGTCTCGTACTTCCGGCATGCGGCGCAAGGGCTCGAAGAGAAAAAGCAAATTCTCTATCTGCTTGGTCCGGTGGGCGGCGGCAAGTCGTCGATCGCCGAGCGCCTCAAGCAGTTGATGGAACGGGTGCCGTTTTATTCGATCAAGGGTTCGCCCGTCAACGAATCACCGCTCGGCCTCTTCGACTACGAAGAAGACGGCCCGATTCTCGAAGAGCAATACGGGATTCCCCGCCGCTACCTGAAGAGCATTTTGAGCCCGTGGGCCGTAAAGCGGCTGCACGAGTACAACGGGGATATCCGCAAGTTCCGCGTCGTGCGGCGCTATCCGTCGGTGCTGCGGCAGATCGGCATCGCCAAGACCGAGCCCGGCGACGAGAACAACCAGGATATCTCGTCCCTCGTCGGCAAGGTCGATATCCGCAAGCTCGAGCAGTACGCGCAGGATGACGCCGATGCCTATAGCTACTCGGGCGGCCTGTGTCTCGCGAATCAGGGCCTGCTCGAATTCGTCGAAATGTTCAAGGCGCCGATCAAGGTGCTGCATCCGCTGCTGACCGCGACCCAGGAAGGCAACTTCAAGGGCACGGAAGGTTTCGGCGCGATTCCGTTCGAGGGCATCATCCTCGCTCACTCGAACGAATCGGAATGGAAGACGTTCAGAAACAACAAGAACAACGAAGCGTTGCTCGACCGCATCTATGTCGTGAAGGTGCCGTACTGCCTGCGCGTGTCGGAAGAGATCAAGATCTACGAGAAGCTCATCCGCAATTCGTCGCTCGCGGATGCCGTCTGCGCGCCCGGCACGCTCAAGATGATGGCGCAGTTCTCGGTGCTCACGCGGCTTCAGGAGCCAGAGAACTCGAACCTCTTCTCGAAGATGCAGGTGTACGACGGCGAGAATCTGAAGGACACCGATCCGAAGGCGAAGTCGTATCAGGAGTATCGCGACTACGCCGGTGTGGACGAAGGCATGAACGGCGTATCGACGCGCTTCGCGTTCAAGATCATGTCGCGCGTGTTCAACTTCGATTCGACCGAGGTCGCGGCCAACCCCGTGCACCTGATGTACGTGCTCGAACAGCAGATCGAGCGCGAGCAGTTCCCGCCGGAGACCGAGCAGAAGTATCTGTCGTTCGTGAAGGATGTGCTCGCCTCGCGTTATGCGGAGTTCATCGGCAAGGAGATCCAGACCGCTTACCTCGAGTCGTATTCGGAGTACGGACAGAACATTTTCGACCGCTATGTAACCTACGCCGACTTCTGGATCCAGGATCAGGAATTCCGCGACCACGACACGGGGGAGAGCTTCGACCGTGCCGCGCTCAACGCGGAACTCGAGAAGATCGAAAAGCCGGCCGGCATCAGCAACCCGAAGGACTTCCGCAACGAAATCGTGAACTTCGTCCTGCGGGCGAGGGCGGCGAATGGCGGAAAGAACCCGGCGTGGATCAGCTACGAGAAGCTGCGCGTCGTGATCGAGAAGAAAATGTTCTCGAACACCGAGGAACTGCTGCCCGTCATTTCGTTCAATGCAAAGGGTTCGGCCGAGGAGCAACGCAAGCACGAAGACTTCGTCAATCGGATGGTGGCAAAGGGCTACACGCCCAAGCAAGTACGCCTCCTGTGCGACTGGTACCTGCGTGTACGCAAGTCGTCGTAA
- a CDS encoding LacI family DNA-binding transcriptional regulator: MATIKDVAAMAGVSFTTVSHVVNNTRPVSADVRAKVERAISQLNYVPSAVARSLKARSTATIGVVVPNSSDPYMAELARGIEDGCAREGYCMFFCNSDDDPAKQRNYLRVLQEKRTDGLIIASAGEDAVLARNLADAREPIVVVDRNIEGLSADLVQIDHERGAYLATRHLLELGHVRIGCITGPVSTAVSAMRVHGFIRAMAERGIEIEPAAIVESDFSGPGGQDAAGRLFDTVRPTAIFACNDMMGIGALRVAAERGIRIPEQCSIIGFDDIALSAYTYPALSTVGQSVRALGATAAELLIGRINGSVTGPTQRRVVSPRLVLRESTAVYPPTGT; encoded by the coding sequence ATGGCGACGATCAAGGATGTGGCGGCCATGGCGGGCGTGTCGTTCACCACGGTATCGCACGTAGTCAACAATACGCGACCGGTATCGGCCGACGTGCGCGCGAAAGTCGAGCGCGCGATCAGTCAGCTCAACTACGTGCCGTCGGCCGTGGCACGCTCGCTGAAGGCGCGCTCGACGGCCACCATCGGCGTCGTCGTGCCGAACAGCAGCGATCCGTACATGGCGGAGCTTGCTCGCGGCATCGAGGACGGCTGCGCGCGCGAAGGCTACTGCATGTTCTTCTGCAATTCGGACGACGATCCCGCCAAGCAGCGCAACTACCTGCGCGTGCTGCAGGAAAAGCGAACCGACGGCCTCATCATCGCTTCGGCGGGCGAAGATGCCGTGCTGGCGCGCAATCTGGCCGACGCGCGCGAGCCGATCGTCGTCGTCGATCGCAATATCGAAGGGCTGTCCGCCGACCTCGTGCAAATCGATCACGAACGTGGCGCCTACCTGGCAACGCGCCACCTGCTCGAACTCGGCCACGTCAGAATCGGGTGCATCACGGGGCCCGTGTCCACGGCGGTGAGTGCCATGCGCGTGCACGGCTTCATTCGCGCCATGGCCGAGCGCGGCATCGAGATCGAACCGGCCGCCATCGTCGAAAGCGATTTCTCCGGGCCGGGCGGCCAGGATGCCGCCGGGCGGCTTTTCGACACGGTTCGGCCGACGGCGATTTTCGCCTGTAACGACATGATGGGCATCGGTGCGCTAAGGGTTGCGGCCGAGCGCGGCATTCGCATACCCGAGCAGTGCTCGATCATCGGATTCGACGACATTGCGCTGTCGGCTTATACCTACCCTGCGCTTTCGACGGTGGGGCAATCGGTGCGCGCGCTTGGCGCAACCGCTGCCGAGTTGCTGATCGGCCGCATCAACGGCTCCGTGACGGGGCCCACGCAGCGGCGCGTCGTGTCGCCGCGGCTCGTGCTGCGCGAATCGACGGCCGTCTATCCGCCCACGGGTACTTAA